From Staphylothermus hellenicus DSM 12710, a single genomic window includes:
- a CDS encoding tetratricopeptide repeat protein — MREELLLELIRDLKEKIFVYPHMLSLIILVHDLLVEGLEKTLTRYRDILGTNIDYLRRCEYIINREIGRKNNAIISKLDLCIIDPDLRLKLLNNFLNKHGFDQLCSDLSLGNDLCSRMKKQVEILRREYDLLKYLFYKPINNYLELAVYLNTPLNELILTRELIKRSKWLADIVAKNNNLIISGPSFTGKTTHLFMASHILMKKHNLKLATGPSPQNVPRTNIYVGDDLGLEELRQLQGRRYIVSIKSVKVDLLDKILPREKIVLGNEDIGKPIHFKNKTVILALTDQLYSPSEIQEISNEKLLERTDNLKILHIRQYTAKNRLKEEYDNITDLLKRLITRYYYIRKYAPLIGFITAYHGLNNVTTRNMIMSITRYRNAYGDPSLLLGNINTEIYTIPHKEWILSLKKLCEDENISEIIDEIKSFLEDIYSLRKNIAYKIENPIEALVLANNYPELLVETINKGSIKTIHVSPIHFLEHSRNPDVLDLKKNIIMSKDISNAAYYLILFMLKNRIEADYLDIIRKYKIPKKQSKKLIAIINNSERSIEEYIKQYRGVKDTLLKKILIDQMIDKIILHKQVLPLLDHLYKIGSHKLEQKIFYLTGEYSKLRRLLEKKKLLNKQMIIMLDYLSGRINRIISSTDPISEYYKANIYLRIGDLDRSMLSINRSYIGAYNRLINGELNFIYTYMRSLYKLAITNLLKKRINDAQAIINKFLEDIDSYGHIVEIKYLNPILSIIRSLKEIHDKHTCSYNHLECLKASILLDEQGIFRKHLIEIIRDLNKLELYEILELGRIIRNGLLKKWVSSDLVETYLNSIEKYISIPRFKYVYLSIVPLYMVRKKRIDKKYLELDNQYNELLENYGIWAKKIYLDYLYAKGIYYVKIHRNPGKAKYYFKKALELLNEFKNISRRVYARKRNILELWINISEIQDNDYSTCHKSLKNILTRKLSPKMEVMANYWFIKCLIGNKLYRTALEKASETVLTIRDPINRLKFMTLLFIISYRINYLLAEKSVEEIINYVYEQLRKKKITYSMAIQSISRLIIMQWKHAGSYGIGKSINTLIDLLETANLDSIKPNIKYLKRVVIILSELNKLDYINKILSKIIGTINDPELILLHIDSLLINGRYEEAERQLEKISRIISKDIRQAYEAQILYYKGKIGKAMRKANKIIDKINRLDLKAKLLYIIGKALEYKGKTDKAVKAYTALLEINEARKHLPLNIIGDTYYRLATYYHMKKAYNNALKYYELALKTYDKIVFENQRFEQIIRISEILQNILSAFSNIENPFFYGEAKELVCGYISERYEKINMKGLTNMFIYILNSCK; from the coding sequence TTGAGGGAAGAACTATTATTAGAGCTTATAAGGGATTTGAAGGAGAAAATATTTGTTTATCCCCACATGTTATCTCTTATAATTTTGGTTCATGATTTATTAGTGGAGGGATTAGAAAAAACACTTACCCGGTACAGAGATATTCTAGGAACAAATATTGACTATTTGAGAAGATGCGAATACATTATTAATAGGGAGATAGGTAGGAAAAATAATGCGATCATATCAAAACTAGACTTATGCATTATTGATCCAGATCTTAGATTGAAACTGTTAAATAATTTTCTCAATAAACACGGCTTCGACCAGTTATGCTCAGATCTATCACTTGGTAACGATTTATGTTCAAGAATGAAGAAGCAAGTAGAGATCTTGAGAAGAGAATATGATTTGTTGAAATACTTATTTTATAAGCCGATAAACAATTACTTAGAACTAGCAGTTTATTTAAACACTCCATTAAATGAACTTATTCTGACAAGAGAATTAATAAAGAGATCAAAATGGCTGGCAGACATTGTTGCTAAAAACAATAACCTTATTATATCTGGTCCTAGCTTTACAGGTAAAACCACTCATTTATTCATGGCCAGCCATATATTGATGAAGAAGCATAATCTAAAACTTGCTACAGGTCCTTCTCCTCAAAATGTTCCACGAACAAATATATATGTAGGCGATGATTTAGGCTTAGAAGAGCTGAGGCAGCTTCAAGGAAGAAGATATATTGTTTCAATTAAATCTGTGAAAGTTGATCTACTAGATAAAATATTGCCGAGAGAAAAAATAGTGTTGGGAAACGAGGATATAGGTAAACCTATTCATTTCAAGAATAAAACGGTTATCCTAGCTCTAACCGATCAATTATATTCGCCGAGCGAAATCCAGGAGATTTCAAATGAGAAGCTCCTTGAACGAACAGACAATTTAAAAATCTTACATATTAGACAATATACTGCTAAGAATAGGTTGAAAGAAGAATACGATAATATCACTGATCTATTAAAGAGGCTCATAACTAGATACTATTATATTCGTAAATATGCTCCTTTAATAGGCTTCATAACAGCATATCATGGCTTAAACAATGTCACAACTAGAAACATGATTATGTCAATAACTAGGTATAGGAACGCCTATGGTGATCCATCACTTCTACTAGGAAATATAAATACTGAAATATATACAATACCTCATAAAGAATGGATTCTGAGCCTGAAAAAACTATGCGAAGACGAGAACATAAGTGAAATAATTGATGAGATAAAATCTTTTCTCGAAGATATTTACTCTCTAAGAAAAAATATTGCATATAAAATAGAAAATCCCATAGAAGCCCTTGTTTTAGCAAATAACTATCCGGAACTATTAGTTGAAACAATAAATAAGGGCTCGATCAAAACAATACATGTATCTCCAATACATTTCCTTGAACACTCACGAAACCCGGACGTATTAGATTTGAAGAAGAACATAATTATGAGTAAAGACATAAGTAACGCAGCATATTATTTGATCTTATTTATGCTTAAAAATAGGATAGAAGCAGATTACTTAGACATCATACGGAAATATAAGATACCGAAGAAACAATCTAAGAAATTAATAGCAATAATTAACAATAGTGAACGCAGTATAGAAGAGTATATTAAGCAATATCGTGGCGTTAAAGATACATTACTAAAGAAGATCTTGATTGATCAAATGATAGATAAAATAATCTTACATAAGCAAGTCCTCCCCTTACTCGACCACCTATACAAAATTGGTTCTCACAAGCTGGAACAGAAAATATTCTACTTAACGGGAGAATATAGTAAGCTTCGAAGACTACTCGAGAAGAAAAAGTTGCTCAATAAACAAATGATTATAATGCTAGATTATCTAAGTGGGAGGATAAATAGGATTATTTCAAGCACTGACCCGATAAGTGAATACTATAAGGCAAATATATATCTCAGAATAGGAGATCTCGATAGATCTATGCTTAGCATTAACAGATCATATATAGGAGCATATAATAGATTAATTAATGGGGAATTGAATTTTATATATACATATATGCGTTCTCTATATAAACTAGCTATAACTAATTTATTGAAGAAAAGAATTAACGATGCACAAGCTATAATTAACAAGTTCCTTGAAGATATAGATTCGTATGGCCATATTGTGGAAATAAAATATCTAAACCCAATATTATCAATAATCAGGTCTCTAAAAGAAATACATGATAAACATACATGTAGCTATAACCATCTAGAATGCTTAAAAGCATCAATCCTCCTAGATGAACAGGGAATATTTAGGAAACACCTTATAGAAATCATTAGAGATCTCAATAAATTAGAACTATACGAGATTTTAGAACTAGGACGCATTATTAGGAACGGGCTCTTAAAGAAATGGGTTAGCAGTGATCTGGTTGAAACATATCTGAACAGTATTGAAAAATACATTAGTATTCCTCGCTTCAAATATGTTTACCTCAGTATTGTACCCTTATATATGGTTAGGAAGAAAAGAATCGATAAGAAATATCTTGAACTAGATAATCAATACAACGAGTTATTAGAGAACTATGGTATATGGGCGAAAAAGATCTATTTAGACTACTTATATGCTAAGGGAATATACTATGTAAAGATACATAGAAACCCTGGAAAAGCTAAATACTATTTTAAGAAAGCACTAGAACTACTAAATGAGTTCAAAAACATATCTCGAAGAGTGTACGCGAGGAAAAGAAATATTCTAGAATTATGGATCAATATCTCTGAGATCCAAGACAATGATTACTCAACATGTCATAAATCCTTGAAAAACATCTTAACCAGAAAACTATCTCCGAAAATGGAGGTTATGGCTAATTATTGGTTTATCAAGTGCTTAATTGGAAATAAACTATATAGGACAGCGCTTGAAAAAGCCTCTGAGACAGTATTGACTATTAGAGACCCGATCAACCGGCTTAAATTCATGACGTTATTATTTATTATTTCATATAGGATTAATTATTTACTCGCTGAAAAAAGTGTTGAAGAAATAATCAACTACGTATATGAACAACTTAGAAAAAAGAAAATAACGTATAGCATGGCTATTCAGAGTATTTCGAGACTAATAATTATGCAGTGGAAACATGCTGGATCATATGGTATAGGTAAAAGTATTAATACATTAATTGATCTATTAGAAACAGCCAATCTAGATTCTATAAAGCCTAATATAAAGTATTTGAAAAGAGTAGTTATTATTCTCAGCGAATTAAATAAGCTGGACTACATTAATAAAATATTGTCGAAGATCATAGGAACAATAAATGATCCAGAGCTTATTCTATTACATATAGACTCATTATTAATAAACGGCAGATACGAAGAGGCGGAGAGGCAATTAGAAAAAATATCCCGTATTATCAGTAAAGATATACGTCAAGCATACGAAGCCCAAATACTATATTATAAAGGTAAAATAGGCAAGGCCATGAGAAAAGCAAATAAGATCATAGATAAGATTAATAGGTTAGACTTGAAGGCTAAGCTACTATATATTATAGGAAAAGCATTGGAATATAAGGGAAAAACCGATAAGGCTGTTAAAGCATACACGGCTCTCCTAGAGATCAATGAGGCCAGGAAACATCTACCTTTGAATATTATTGGAGATACCTATTATAGGCTTGCAACGTATTATCATATGAAAAAAGCCTATAATAATGCATTGAAATATTACGAGCTAGCTCTTAAAACATATGATAAAATAGTATTCGAGAACCAGAGATTCGAACAAATAATTAGAATCTCCGAGATATTACAAAACATATTATCAGCATTTAGTAATATTGAAAACCCATTCTTCTACGGGGAAGCCAAAGAACTAGTCTGTGGATACATCAGTGAGCGATATGAGAAAATAAATATGAAAGGATTAACTAACATGTTTATATACATATTGAATTCCTGTAAATAA